In Procambarus clarkii isolate CNS0578487 chromosome 13, FALCON_Pclarkii_2.0, whole genome shotgun sequence, the genomic stretch ATCTTGTTATCTAACAAACGAAttatttatgttaatatttttagCACATATGTTAAATTAGGCCATTTTTCATTTagagggggtatatatatatatatagctatttaCATTTTAAGTTTGAAAAATTACCGTACAAAATTGAATgcaaagataagataagatttatTTATACAACCCTGTTTGGAAATTAACTCCTTTTACAATGAAATAAGACGCAAATAAGAACCTCAATTGtgtagtgaatttttagtttagttcatttattatgcaccccatacccatcttgtgggcggtagtggaaagggttacagaggcacataatgggctcagggactgaaccccacaattcatttagctaagcaagttacaatcttgatgagctagttacaaaattcaatataagtcatcacgtcAACAATGGATTCgctatcgacctcaagtacaggttctaaattaagcaactgacatgtggagagatagtgtcacaagttatatgtttgtcctgcacaccgccccccatccagtgggcagcggtggataggttacaatcacttagttactacctacagttagcaaactggggatatttggctaaaatttctggtagcagatcattttgaatgaatttatgcattttgttttgattaAAAGCTTAGGTAGTACAatgtactacttctactactaataCCATATTATATATGAGGGGCTACTAAATAAAATTAAAGCACAAGCATGTTCACCTAATATCATTAGCTGACAGGTGAAATAATATGAAAGTCGGAAACTATTTGATTCTCTCTTAGAATTTCTACTAATCCTTTCTTTCGTCGAGACCAATATATGTCAGTGACCCCTCAGATAAATTTCATTTGCAGAAATCAAATTATTCGTTCAACCCTggataggaaatgtatatgtttatctctcagaatgtttggtaatatgtttattgtttgtgatgtgtgtctatgtatgtattaacacgatgtactgaacggggtgagaatagcttgagctacctcatccctttgtgtattttacctcaataaacttatttcaatttcaattcaaaccCTGGTGAGGGGGggaaccttgatataagcctaaagtaTAAATATCCACAGACTTCTTGTCCCTCCAataaaatgaattattattaataataattatatgacCTGGTACTCTCTTTAAAACACGCCcacttaaaaaaaattatacactccccattttgtttaaatttagttgtaaaataaaataaaaagtctCTTAATATTAAacacataaaatatatattttataagatGTTTTAACGAAGCAGGATATATACATAAGAACATGAAGTGGCAAGATATAAGGTGACCTTTGGCTGGCCGGGAAGTGAAAGTGTCCGGGGGAGTGATGGGGGTGTAAGCGAGCCAAATAATCTGTAATTATCAGATGGTGGACCGCGCTGCCGGGGCGTCGCCAGGAAGCTCGCtcccaaccccacacacacatactctaaAACAGCTGTGAATTTGTTAATATATTCAAGAAGCGGCTAAGTTGCAGCAGCTGACTTTGTTGCTCAAGGATCTGAGAATTATTATAATGGTTAGTCTCCTATCTTGGAAGTTGTTGAAGTATTTTATTCCCCAGCATATATTATAGTGTACTActctatacatacatacatacatacatacatatggagTTCACGTTACCTTGAACATTTCGAGCAATATTATAATGTCATTACAATAGTTTAAGTGTACGACTCCAGTGTTATCTAGGATTAGGTAAGTCACACGCGGTTACAGGGTGTATTTTGACAGCTCATTTAATTGTCAAAACAGTATATATCTTTAGGATGTATTGGTTATGGAgggaagaaatagcctaagctactctatccctttcagatgtattttattatctcaataaacttagtTGAATTTGTATTGGCTTAGTTTATGCttggggggagccggtcggccgagcggacagcacgctggacttgtgatcctgtgaacctgggttcgatcccaggcgccggcgagaaacaatgggcagagtttctttcaccctatgcccctgttacctagcactaaaataggtacctgggtgttagtcagctgtcacgggctgcttcctgggggtggaggcctggtcaaggaccgggccgcagggacactaaagccccgaaatcatctcaagataacctcaggatatGCTGTATTACATTGTTAGGTTATGTTGGGTATTGTTAGGTTTTTAAACTCCAATGGCAAACCATGTTTTGTACGATGTGACTTGGATCCACGTAACCCAGCTCTGATATTTACAGGAAATTTAGGTTTGTTATGTGAGGCAAAAAAAAGGTGGTAGCATATCAGACACCTATCCAAACTCAGTCTTGGTGAATAGGCTTATATTCTGATTATAACCCATAACCGAACTCTGGCGCCCCAAAACATAATCATAATTATGTTCTCGGACAGATCAGCAGCAAAGGAGTGATATTTAAAACAATTCCTTTTGAGCTGTACCAGGGACATGTTCAAAATATAGGTGGCAGGAAATATGTTGCATGCCAGCCACTCTGGTTCCATTATCTGCCTTGGAGAAAATATATACAACATAGGACTCCAAAAATCATCCCAGAATTTAGttaactctcataccaggaaagaGTGAgagccacaggactaacaacaccccaaaccagacatgacagggtagATTTTATTGAAAtttaaaataataaacaaaatgGAGGATTGTCTGTCCATCTGTTCGTACTTGTATGGTCATTAGCATGCAAAGTTTTTCGGGCAGGTCCtcaatcctaatttttccccagaattcgacccgccaaatcgtttaagaaCCAGGTACCCATTAACTGGCTGGGTgaccagaggctacagttaaggattggcactcaATCCTCCCAGACCAGGATACGAAAGTTGGAATATACAGCAATTATATAgtgcatatcttaagaagcacttcAACAATTTGGGAAAGGTGCATGCAAATAAATGGCTTCTAGAATTgaaagacaagagctacaaggagaggttagaagcattaaatataccacagctgaaagatataagaaaaagaggcgatatgatcactacatacaaaatagtaatgggaaTTGACAAAAATTGATAAAGCAGAATTCTTGAGACCTGgcgcttcaagaacaagaggtcgtaAATTTAAGCTAATTTAACAAAGCTTCAAAAAAAACattagaaaattcacttttgcaaagtgGTAGATGGAACAAGTTAAATGAGAAGGTAGTGGAGGGCGAGACCATCAGTGGTTTcagagcattatatgacaaaaagtgctgggaagacgggacaccacaaatgtagctcttatcctgtaactacacttacgtaattacacactaacacactcaagAAGTTAAATCACTTGGatttaagctaactaaacaaagctgctggaAATCATTGGAAAGTTCACTTTTACAAACAGCGTGGTAGATGGTTATGGTGTGTGGATAATTGTCAtcttatatactgtactgtatctttAACCATCTTTTCCTATTCAGTATTGCTCTTGTATCTTCTCTATGCAGATATCTCCCAACTCCATAAAAGTGGGAGATATGGTAATGATGCTGATGATGGTACTCCATCCATACTATACTTTGGTACGTTTGTGTTTGTTAGGGTTGCCACAGCGCACTTGCCTGTTTGAGTGTCCTAACAATTCACTAACATACGAGTATGTTGTCATTGCCCTTTGTCTTTAAGAAAATTACAAATCCTAATCAAAGAAATGTAGACCAAAACAAACATTGCTGTATTAACTTCTTTCAATCTGTAGATTCACTTTGGATGATTAACATTTGTATACATATAAAATGTTAACAATTCTTTATTCCTCATTGACAGTAGTTCATCGTTATCAAAAACAGCATCAACCCCGGTTAATTTGTGTTTTAGCAATGATGGTACTGTACTTCTAAATGATGCTGATCTCTCAAATTGACATTGAAGATTTTCTGAATAAACAATACAAGGATCATTATTTCCCAAAATTTTTGGATTCttctaagtacagtactgtatctggTTTTCTTATTTAATTCTTATCTTGATAGCAGTAGAAGGGTTCCTGGTTTCCCATTGTCAGAGATAAGAAGCCCGTTAGGCTTATTGAGGACTATTGCATTGTGAGCTGACTACATTGAGCACTGCACTACCAGTGGCCTAATATCAGACTGTAAGAAAACATATTCTCTTGTTCAAgtttatattaaatatttaatgcTAGGAGTATTACATTATTGTCCAAGGATTAATCGGAACTTTAAGCATGCTGTCTAACTTCTGTCTCTCAGCCTTTGACTACTACAAACTGTAAATTGCTTTTCTTTTTATCTAGCCTGTTCAAATTTctgaaataaatattatataactaTAATTTGGCATGGTTTTGCTGTAAAATAATTCTGCAAAAATTATCTTAAACTTAACTGTTTACAGTTAAGTTTTGGTTCATGTAAAAATTTCTAATTAAATTATTGTTTGTACTGTTAATGCTAATTGTATATGTTTCCTCAGAGTCTGCAGTTGTGTACAATAAATCCAAGCCTGAAGGAACTTCTCCGCAAGTTCAGATTTCGTCGTGCTACAACAAATGCTGCTATCATAAGTAAACTATAGCTTGTTTGTACCACTTTAGTGTATTGTTAATTTTATCCTTTAGTTTTCTTTCGTCTGTGCACTGCTTATGCTAATTTTGATGACAACCACTCTTGtgtatatgaaaaaaaaaatactgaaAATTTTGTTTCCAGGATAATTAACAAAAAATTGTGACTTTGGTTTTGGTAATGCGACGAAATGTCACGATGGTGTCACAATTCAGGAGTGTTCATAGGGCACTCATTGGTGGAGATCACCTCAGGCCAGGAGTGGGCCAGGAGTTGCTGTGAAGATGTTTTTACATATTTCAATGTCACTAATTTGTTTAATTGctgttttttttacagtaatattattcaatagtgtcatttgagaaatttataataaaatgtgtggaacaTTGGTATGCTGAAATATATTCATGTCACTAATATGTACACTAAATTATATTCATAAAACCATAAAATATATTGAGAACAAAGATGAATTATAATAATTGTAAAAAAGATTGTAAGGAAAATGGTTAATAAATAAAAAGGTAAAGGAAGAGTAGTTTGATAAAAAGTTGAGTGAGGACCGAGTATGAAAAATGTAAACTCATATCTTTCAAAATCGTTATAAACATACATTCATCAAAAATTTTGCAGTGAAGGTAAACCAGCAGTCCTCCGAGATAATCTTAGAGGAGGAGTTGGATAACATTGAGGATGTGGATGAACTACGAAATTCTATCCCAGACACTCAGCCTAGGTATGTCCTCATTTCTTGGCGCATTGAGCATCAAGATGGTAGAGTCTCCTATCCAATGGCTTTCATCTTTACCACACCGAGAGGTATGTATCTAGTTTTTATGAGTTCCATTTACTACTTTTGACATTTTTACAAGCTGTTGACCCATGTATATAGGATTTGATAATGGTGGAAATACTATACATACTGCACTACATTCAAAGCCTGGACTATTTTCCTTCTGTtaagatttttattgcatattttatttTCCTGGCAGGTTTTTATTGCCCCTATTTTAACCTTCAAAGTGTGGCTATCATCACAATTCTCACCCTGCATGTGTGCAAATGTATCTGTTTTTCTCTTGAAATTGTAGATCTATGTTAAAAAATATGGAAAATACACACACAATTACCATGTATATATCACatagaaattaacacgtgataaaTAATGTGACAATGTCTAACCACAAAGGAAAATGAGAGAGGAGATTCCTTAAGTACTGTGCTTTCATATTAATcaatacattttcagaaggataaatccttctgaagatgtattaatactaAAGTACTTAAGAAATTTCCTCTCTCGTTTTCCTTTGTGGTTAGACACCATCACATAGTTACGTATCTAACCTTATTTTGGTCTAGGTTGTGGTCAACATTCCTTCTGGGAATCATCAACAGTATATTGGGATCAAAGTCAGGACCAAACAAAAAAAATGTTCGATTTTTCATATGAAATATATTCAGAACTAAGGAATCTGTATGCAAATACAAATTCTTTGCATTCTGCATACAAAGAACAGTGTGCAAAGATACTATTTCCATACTTCTTTTGAAGTATGTGGTTCTTCCCAGA encodes the following:
- the GMF gene encoding glia maturation factor gamma isoform X2, translating into MSLQLCTINPSLKELLRKFRFRRATTNAAIIMKVNQQSSEIILEEELDNIEDVDELRNSIPDTQPRYVLISWRIEHQDGRVSYPMAFIFTTPRDCQPQLQMMYAGSYSHMIKECDLTKVFQIRDLEELDEEWIQTNLVK
- the GMF gene encoding glia maturation factor gamma isoform X1, whose translation is MISPNSIKVGDMVMMLMMVLHPYYTLSLQLCTINPSLKELLRKFRFRRATTNAAIIMKVNQQSSEIILEEELDNIEDVDELRNSIPDTQPRYVLISWRIEHQDGRVSYPMAFIFTTPRDCQPQLQMMYAGSYSHMIKECDLTKVFQIRDLEELDEEWIQTNLVK